From Nomascus leucogenys isolate Asia chromosome 15, Asia_NLE_v1, whole genome shotgun sequence, a single genomic window includes:
- the LOC100581299 gene encoding olfactory receptor 52N2-like, producing MSGDNSSSLTPGFFILNGVPGLEATHIWISLPFCFMYTIAVVGNCGLIYLISHEEALHRPMYYFLALLSFTDVTLCTTTVPNMLCIFWFNLKEIDFNACLAQMFFVHMLTGMESGVLMLMALDRYVAICYPLRYATILTNPVIAKAVLATLLRNVMLIIPFTLLTKRLPYCRGNFIPHTYCDHMSVAKVSCGNFKVNAVYGLFAALLIGGFDMVCIAVSYAMILQAVVSLSSADARHKAFSTCTSHICAIIITYVPALFTIFTHRFGGKNIPHHIHIIIANLYLMFPPTLNPVVYGVKTKQIREGVIKLILRRKVS from the coding sequence ATGTCTGGGGACAACAGCTCCAGCCTGACCCCAGGATTCTTTATCTTGAATGGCGTTCCTGGGCTGGAAGCCACACACATCTGGATCTCCCTGCCATTCTGCTTTATGTACACCATTGCTGTTGTGGGGAACTGTGGGCTCATCTACCTCATCAGCCATGAGGAGGCCCTGCACCGGCCCATGTACTACTTCCTGGCCCTGCTCTCCTTCACTGATGTCACCTTGTGCACCACCACGGTACCTAATATGCTGTGCATATTCTGGTTCAACCTCAAGGAGATTGACTTTAATGCCTGCCTGGCCCAGATGTTTTTTGTCCATATGCTGACAGGGATGGAGTCTGGGGTGCTCATGCTCATGGCCCTGGACCGCTATGTGGCCATCTGCTATCCCTTACGCTATGCCACCATCCTTACCAACCCTGTCATCGCCAAGGCTGTTCTTGCCACCCTCTTGAGGAATGTGATGCTCATCATCCCATTCACTCTCCTCACCAAGCGCCTGCCCTATTGCCGGGGGAACTTCATCCCCCACACCTACTGTGACCACATGTCTGTGGCCAAGGTATCCTGTGGCAATTTCAAGGTCAATGCTGTCTATGGCCTTTTTGCAGCCCTTCTGATTGGGGGCTTTGACATGGTTTGCATCGCTGTGTCTTATGCCATGATCTTGCAGGCAGTGGTGAGTTTGTCATCAGCAGACGCTCGTCATAAGGCCTTTAGCACCTGTACCTCCCACATATGTGCTATTATTATCACATATGTTCCAGCCTTATTCACCATTTTTACTCATCgttttgggggaaaaaacatTCCCCACCACATCCACATCATTATTGCCAATCTCTATCTGATGTTTCCACCCACTCTGAATCCTGTTGTTTATGGAGTGAAGACCAAGCAGATCCGGGAAGGGGTAATCAAGTTAATTTTAAGGAGAAAGGTATCCTAG